tcatagcaAGTAAATATTACTTACGGCTcaattcataaatttattattatttataattataaacggtaaaaatataaagtttaaacatttaattaataatGGCTACCATCTCTCAATTTGTCCTtgaaaaataaaccataaattaccttaaaaatatatatatactgacTCCTAAGGTTGTTGACCGAGTGTCCTTAGATTGACGTGGCATTGTGCCATGCCATATATAGGGTAAAACCTATTAAAATTTACACAGTATTCTTAAGTCCGCTACCTAGTTTTGGAAAAATCCTGTGGGTTTTGCATACaaaaagcagagagagagagaaagagagagcaaaacTATGGGCAGTTTTCTGTCAGCACAACCAAAACCTCCCAATCCAAAACCGGCTGCTCCGCTCTTTGTTTATACTCTCTCATTGTCCGTCTTATCTATCCCACCTCTTCAACTCAATTTAATGCACCTCTCTTCATTCtctctttgtattttgtatCTGCCAAAAAATACCATCTTTTTGTGCAGTTTCAGGACCTGGTGATATGACTATTCGGTACAATTTCTCGTCTTTTAGCGCTTTGTGCAGTAACATTTTGTTCTAGTTATCTCAACCCAATTGCCCGGGGtatgttttttctttcattactttttcttcaaattgttTTCCTTCTTAActggatttttgtgtttttttgtgtcTTAAAAAGAGACCCAATTTTAGTTTCTGATGGAACCAAATGTTTTAGGTGGTGGGATGTTTTCAAACATTGGTTCTGGAATGCTAGGCCTAGAACTGCCTCTTCATCAACATCAACAGCAACAAaaacagcagcaacaacaaaacCCCACAAACACTCAAAACTCTCACCACCTTAACCATCACACCCAAATGCTTCCCTATCCCCACAATAACGACCCTGATCACCATCCCCCACAGCAATCCTTGAAATTCCCATTTGCTCAAAAGGCCAAGCAACCAATATCTCTAAGTGATGAAGAAGACCCAGCTGGGTTTGGTGCTGATGACAACAATTCAGGGGATGCCAAGAGAAAAAATTCCCCTTGGCAAAGAATGAAGTGGACAGACACCATGGTGAGGCTTCTAATAATGGCTGTTTATTACATAGGAGACGAAGCTGGGCCTGAAGGGACAGATCCAAATGCGAAAAAGAAATCTTCCGGGTTGTTACAAAAGAAAGGGAAGTGGAAATCAGTGTCTCGGGCTATGATGGAGAAAGGGTTCTATGTGTCTCCGCAGCAATGTGAGGACAAGTTCAATGACTTAAACAAGAGGTATAAGAGAGTGAATGATATTCTTGGGAAAGGTACAGCTTGTAGGGTGGTGGAGAATCAGAGCTTGTTGGAAACAATGGACTTGACACCTAAGATGAAGGAAGAGGTCCGCAAGTTGTTGAATTCTAAGCACTTGTTTTTTAGAGAAATGTGTGCTTATCACAATAGTTGTGGTCATGGAGTTGTGAATCAATCACCAGAGGTAGCCACAGAGCCATCAAATTCACATGTTCAACACCAGCAAACACAACAGCAACGTTGCTTTCATTCATCAGAGAATGCTGTAATGGGAGCTAATTTGAGTGAAGGGTCTAAAATGGTGAAAGGTGGGAGTGGTGAAGAGGATGAGGAAGATGACGACGATGATGACGATTctgatgaagatgaagacgaGGATGAGGATGAAGAGGATCAAGGTGGTTCTAGGGGTCATAGTGGGCATGGGGCACTacatgaagatgaggatgataATGAAGAAAGGAGTTCTTCAAGGAATAAAAGGGCTAGGAAGGGAGTGTTTAGCAATGGTTCAGCTCAGTTAATGCAACAATTGAGATGTGAATTGGTGAGTATGGTTCAAGATGGGGCTAAGAGTCCTTGGGATAAAAAGCAATGGATGAGGACCCGGTTGCTGCAATTGGAGGAGCAGCAAGTGATGTACCAATGCCAAGCGTTTGAGCTAGAGAAGCAAAGGTTGAAGTGGGTAAAGTTTAGTAGCAAGAAGGAGAGGGAAATGGATAGAGCTAAGCTTGAAAATGAGAGGAGAAGGCTTGAGAATGAGAGAATGGTGTTGCTTGTACGCCAGAAAGAAATAGAGTTACTTGATCTTCAACACCAACACCACCATCAGCAACAGCATTCTTCTAATAAGAGGGGTGATCCATCCTCTATTACTGGTTAAATTGTATAATAGGTCAAATTACAAGATACTTTTAGATAGCcttatataaaggctgtttagTTCTTGTTCACTTTGGATCTTTCAAATTTTGTAGTGAATTATGGTAAGTCTGTGTATGTAGTATATATTCAGGCTCGCTTGCgttcattttaattataatctctttctcaaagaaaaaaaaaaaaagattctctcTTTTCCAAGCTGGATTCAGCCAAAAATGAGCTCTTTCATTGGGTTGCCCGGATTTGTTTCCAAAAAATATGATGTTGAAAATAAGccaaaaatattatagcaataaAAATGAGCTTGGGTTGGCCGGATTTGtttccaaaaaccaaaaaaaatttgcgcACGCCCGGTGGGACTCGAACCCACAATCGCCTGATTAGAAGTCAGACGCCTTATCCATTAGGCCACGGGCGCCCCTATTTGTTCAAGAagatattgtaaaatatatatatctattttatgAATATCCTCCACGATTCTTATGGTCTCTTGTGCTTACATTTCTACTTCCAAGTTGCACAGCTGGACAATGAATTccatatatttttgttttgatgaaggCTATATGGGAGGGCAAGAGCAGGGTAGTATAgtgtattatttaatttattttccatctATTATTCGTTCATAATTCATATCCCTCTATTTTAAATAGGAAAATGTTTATTCCACACACATGTCTGTTACATACattgtacacaaacacactttTTTGAGCTAAAATCATAACTTGAAGTCATTAGTTTATTTGCAAAAGTGACGTGTGTTTAACAAGCGTGAGTGTAATAGACATTATCCCTTCAAATATATTCTTAGAAATAATGTATTGTACTTCTGAGATCTAGTAGGTAATGGTATAGTCAAGGTGTTTCTATAGATTGCACTAATAAAATCTAAACTAGTCCATTTGTAATTAAATGAGATTTGTAGATAGAAAATAAGAGGGGAGAAAACTCATTAATCATTTGTTGTTCTAGTTTGCCTTTGTTCTCTTGGGGTCGATAAACGTCCATTGTTTTCATTTGGTCTGAAagcaaagatttttttttacaaaacaaaaatgatggcTAATATTTTTTACCCCAtctaagagaaaaaaaaaaaaatgcaacgcAATTTTTTCACAACACCAAACGAAGTTGTACAAAATAATTTCTAGGACAAATTTGACTACAATTTTGCTCCATATActtttattggatatgaattttaacaaatccattattagaattatattttctttttatatgttcttCATATTTgtcatatattcaaaaaatcaaagatcaagaacaatgttatcaattaaatgtttaaatttcaagtttttatagtataaaattatacataaaaaataagtctatGAATccaatagtaaataacattttattaacatgaaatttgatgtgttaataacataaaaaatatgcaactcaaattattcaatagttaaattttcaaaatataattatgtTAATTATTTAGAGTAAGAGTCGTAGTTTTAGACTACAAACTTAGACCACAGCtaagtttgtaaccaaacttttGTCCACCATTATTAAACTCTCcagaaagtaaaaataaaaacatcatagtttcattccttttttttttttattcctttccaTTCAATCAATCCATTCAACTATATTCTCATATtctcttatgaactcccaaacatagtataaatattcattaaaaaaaaaaacataaatgaacctaaaatattttttaaccaaaCTAATTGCACAAAAATTACATTGCTCGTGTCGAACCAGAATGCAACCAAACCAAAGTTAGTTCAGTACTGACCACACACTACAGTGAGcaccaattgaaaaaaaaaatcctaaactGCAGTCATGTAATCTCAGGTCGAATAGcttcagaaaataaaatttattggtGCATTACCAAGAAAACTGATATAGAGAAAGGCAGGGAGCATGAGATGTAGCTGACTTTGATAACTTTTGGAAAACAAAAGCAATGCCTGGGTGTATATTCTTAATACATGTTGAGTCACAAGCTAGACTCCATAACATGGAGATAAAATTACTTCATGGGTGGCAGCAACACAGTTTACCACcgcttcaaaaaaatttatgaggaAGTACACCGCAAACCGAGGGTAAGAAAAGATTATTAATCTTCAAGTTCGATAATCTTGACCACAGATGCATCCCCAACTTTCTGGCAAACAACAACTCGATCATGTGATTTAATGACACCCGATACCTTTCCATGATCAAGGGCAACCTTTAGAACTGACTCATTTGTTGCATTTGTAGACTCCGCCTGCGAATTTcatcaaatatttaattaatgtaaAACAAGGTAGCGAGGAACATATTGGGTGTAAAAAAATGCAGAAGTGGTTTATATACCATGCAATTGTCTTTCAAGAGCTgagattaaatgttaaaaaatcaaaacttttaatctcaGCCCTTGgatcagaaatttttttaaccttttaaacttttttttctctcatattaAGCATGcgtttggattgaaatgaaaaattaaaattattatactattcaacttatttttgctactatttatgagcccactgcacttttttatactattcatgagcccactatattatttcaactaacttttagctttatttacaatactttcaacaataagttttcagtttcagtaaaataagcggtagccaaacaaaccctaaaattGCAACTTTTGCTCCAAATCCAAACACATATACCAATATCAAACATGTAAAGTAACTAATTCCAGGAAGCGCTCTGGTATCACCAATAAgataatcaaaattttctcatcATAAAAGACAGACCACTAAATTTTACATTCCTTGCAGGGTAACCTCAGATTGCAGTCAGGCTAGGGTGACCACGGAACTTATCATCAGTAGATTCAGTACATTAAAAACAAAGTCCTTGGCCAAGACATCTAAATCCACCTACAAGGGAGGCAGGGGCAACAGCAGCACCGAGGAGATGACAGTACTGGCAATAAGGACATACAGACCAGACCCTGACTTCACTGCACCTCACTAGACATAAACTGAACTCATACTGAAGAAAGTTGCAAACCATACCCTAAtctctctgaaaaaaaaaaatcaatttggttTGAAAGCAGGTACCATGACCAGCCCAAGGTACGCCATTAGGCTCGACCAAATATGAACCATCAACATTTATTTCAGGTCTGTTTGGATGCTAAACAGatacaaaaaaaagttattcccaGAAGAGTAAGAATCAGCATTTAAATAAAGGACTGACTGAAGACTAGATTATCATTTGATCCTGAAAGAGACCTCACCATATTAAAACAAATACATTTCCATATTCATTGATAGTTTTTgctttgttgtgtttttttttagcatttatcAGAAAACAAATactaacaaaaattgaaaacttacaGGATGTCTGGGATCAGCAAGCATGGGGAAGAGACCTCTGACTATAAGTGATTGCCTTGCCTGCCAATCgccaaaaagaattaaaatcatCGGCTAAGATATAAAGAGAAGGTACAAAGTAAATGACCATGAAACTTCAACAATTTAAGAGAGCATAAAAAAGCAGGAACAGAGAAGAGTCGGTGTTTCAGGAAATTAGTTTAGTAACAAAGAGTTAAAACCATAGATGGCAACATCCAAGTTTTACAGTAAATCAAGGCAATATTGATAGTACAGTATGGCATACTATGTCATTATAAGATTACAGAATTGCAGTGTATAATCCAGTGACTACTAAATAAGGTTATATAAAAGGAATATTACATTAGAGGGATAGCTTTCCCACAAATGATACGACAGACTACAAGGTTGGTCctgaacaagaaaaaaaagatgataaacCTGAGCTTCAAAACCAACAGTAGAAGGGGAAGGTAACCCGTACATCAAAAATgcataagaaataaaaattccaaTATGGTACTCTGCCCCCTACATGGCCATTGAACTAATAATTTTTCTGGCTAATAATCAGATGCTGCACATTATACTAACCAACTCcttaaaaatagagagaaagggGGTGGGGGGATAAGAGGATAATCAACAATATTTATCCCTTCATACTTCCTGGAACTATTTGAACATGGAGAACACAGATATTAGACAGAAGACATAGAAGAGtcaaacaaagattaaaaaaaagaaaaagaaatcaaaagcattgtaaaagcaaacaaaagaaataacTATAGAAAACGGTCACTGGATAAATCAGAGTCAACACTAAACCTCAAATGCTCCAGTAAAGCTCCATTTGAGCTGATTTGTCTTGAGTCGGGGGATGACAACAGATAGAACTGGCATTGTTGGCCTATACTTGGCAATCAATCTGCACATACATATAATTAGACATGAGTCAAAATGATAAGCCGCACATGAATTTACAATATTGATTGTACTATAAATgcacaaccccccccccccccaaaaaaacccccaaaaaaaaactgccCATATCTGACGTTGCAAACTCATAATTGGAAGGACAAGCAGATCATTCAATTTCCAATAGTAACCAACAGGAACACATTCGTATTTAACCATCCACGAAGAAAATACCTTGCAGCTCTTCCTGAAGAAGTGAAGCAAATAATAACAGATGCCTTCACCTTAATGGCAGCTCGAacctagaaaaataaatattggcCAATAAGAAATCCTATTTAAAAATGCAATGATTTCAACAACAACTACAACACATATATAATCAAATCCATAGTATCATTAATGAATGAAACAGAAACATTGATAAGTAAATACCGCAGAGGAAGCAATAGATTCCAAGTGGGTCATCGGCTCTCCAACATATTTAACAGTCTTCTTGAAATAAAGGTCTTGGTTGAAAACCTTCTCTGCCTACAAGGGTAATATCAGAGGGGAGGGAAATTATGAAAATCCTTGTACAAGGTGTATGAACATAAAAGAAGAATTATCACAcattatttttgtgataaagttttaaactttttttttaataattaacaCATTAAGATAAAACTTCATTTGCTAAAATAAGTTTACGAGAAAATGTGCTCATCATTAATCTGAAACAAGGCAATCactggagggaaaagaaaatccAAGCAACGAGGGAACAATTGTTTGAATCGGAATCCTACATAGGATCGGTAAGAGGTCCTCATAGATCAGATTGAGGATTGTAAGATTCTactttatgtaaaaataataacaataaataaataaattgaaaatcacCAACAATAATGATATATGCTAAATAATCAGTTAAgtcattaaagaaaaatgaatatatataaaataatacaacTTTCATGCTCCATATctctaataattaaaattctCTTTGTAGACATGGGAAAGGGAAggaaaatatatcatatatatacaattgATAACAAATCTAATTTTAGTTTCATGAGCTATTGAAGAAGTGGGGTTTTGATTCTTTGGGGGAGAATGTAAAATGGTGTTAAAATGTAGAGATAAAGCTCTAATGCAAAATAAGGACAAAGTCGTGCTAACTCATATCCACTTGCTTCAACTAATAGCTCCATTAGTTAGTGAGAAACATTAGCTACCCACCATGTGTGCCACACTACACAGCACCATCTCTATTCTTATCAGCACCACGCATGCCACTCAGACAACACACACTTCCcataataattaaacaaatataGAATAAAGTAGGATATAAACaataatgagttagcattaatATCTTCACCATTTAATATTCTTCCTACCTCACCTTCTGTATCTTTCTCCCTTCTTTCTCAAATCTTCAAAGAACAATGGAGTATGGTTTTACCTTCCGCCATTAACCTCTCTATCTTGATGCCATACACAGTTATACATGTATCATTGTTGTGGTTTTCTTTTTGGCTCTATTTCACTACGTAAAATGAACATAAAACCCAGCAGCTTCAAGGCAAACcaggcctctctctctctctctctctctctctctctctcaaggaCCATTTTCTTATCATGTAAATTGACAATGGGAAGctgttttttttcctcctttcaTTTTGAGCTAAAAGAGGCTTTGGAGTATTGACTTATgcttaacaataaataaatagtcCTTGTGGGGGAATCATCCAGGCTTGCCAATTGGGATCCCAATCCTACACTATACCACGATCCAACTTGAGATTCTACCTCAATTTTACTTTGTATATGACTTTGCTATGATCTGGATCAATTAAGAGATGTAGGATCTATGATCCAGATTGGAATCCTAAAAATCATGTATAgtataaacccaaaaataaatccAGACCATTATAGGGAATGTAATGAAATAATCACCACCTTCCAATGAACTCAAAATTGTACTAGTTTCAACAAATTACAATTGTTGACATTTAAAGCAAAAGTACCTCAGCATTATCAACAGAAACatattgtaaatatataatatttgtgCACGGGTGTTGCAAGGCTGGTTTGGTACTTTGGTTTAATCTGGACCCATTCATTCTCAGCCATTCTGGATCTTACTAGTTCTATAATCTTCCAGTTTCAATTTGTAAGTTTAAAGCTCACATTCAAAAATATAAGTAATTTCAAGAAAAGACATACCTCAGAACAAATTTTACCAACGATGGAAATAGTCTCAACAGGGTACAACCCACGTAGAGTCTCAGCACCCAAAAGAATTGCATCACTTCCTGCATCCATTAGAAAAGGGGTAAATGATTTTGATTCTTTGTCATTCTTTTGATTCTTCGTGTTCATCATCGAGTAGTCTCTTTTCAATAAAATCGTTATTACTTGTAAAAAAAGGGGTAAATGTGCATGTCATACTTCCAAacaatgtcaaacagaaaccaTAAACACTAAAAGGAGGGTAAGGAACCAAAAATTGTCCTAAATTCAACAAACATGATAGTAGCTCAAACACAATCACATATAATATGCAATTACATATCAATGAAATCCATGCCTTTAGCTTCAAGAGTCTCTAAAGCAACTAGTGTTGAATCAAATAGTGACTCACCATCCAATACAGCATTAGCAACATCAGTTGCTTCTGCACGAGTTGGCCGCAAGTTGTCGGTCATACTGTCCACAACACGAGTAAGCACTGCAGGCTTTCCAGCCATGTTACACTTGTAGAGGGCAGctttttgaaataaaaacacCTGCCAGGTACATAGAGATAGATTAGGGGTATGCTCCATGCAGTCTAAAAATTACATCAAGATAAAGAAAGCAATTGCAGGCATCAAATCTTTACCATGGCCAACACAACCAAATGGTCTTATATACAACTTTTGATATTAAAATTATAGGGAGTCCATCAAAGGATAGATGGTATGCTGCATGCACCAAAGGATAGATGATATGTTTCACATAATAACTGATATGTACCGACATTATAAAGATCTTGAGATATAAGACCATTTGGATATTTTTGACAGATAAAAGcaaaaaaggggaaaagaatATCAGGGTTTGAAAACTAAACAATAAGCTAAAACAAAATCTTAGACATCACTAGATAAAGAGAATAGTGCAACTCCACATATATCTTTTACTACATTGTAAGATTGAAAAGTATGTAAATGAGAATTTATAACATTGACATAGGTTATGAACTATTGTCTACATACGTAGGCAATTTGTCTATGTATGACCAGAACTCAATTAAGCACATCTATAAATCTATTAAATACCACAAAGAACAAGTGTAAAAGCGTAATACTATAGAAATGAATCCTTTGTCCAAGTCAGGACACTTACCTTCTCAGGTGGGAGATCTATGCCCAAATTCCCACGGGAAAGGATAATACCATCTGCTTCTTGAAGGATCTCATCAAAATGGTTTAACCCCTAACAGGAGACACATAAATGCATTCATAACAATTAGCTTAATACTGCtattgaaatgaaaatataaagtTGTATGCCTAACTGAGATAATCTCATGAGCTAACAACATCTGCAACTCACCTCTATATTTTCAATCTTTGCAAAAATTTGAGTCTGACTGAGGTCACCCAACTTAGAAAGGAACTCTCGGGCCTGCATTTCAGCATAAAGCGTGTCAGTGATGTTATATAAAGTCAAAACATTTAGAATATTCAGAAACATTATCAGTTCGAGGAAGACAAGGTAAAAGATACTACGTCAAGGAAAACTACTTGCCTGGCGAACGTCTTCTGCATGCCGGGTATATGATAGTGAGAggaagtcaattttattttgagctCCCCAAGTACTTATAACCTAAAAAGAGCAATTGATACATCACAAAAAGCACTTTCAAAagtttatgagagagagagaatggcagtgcagcCCATTCATCAATCAATAAATGGTGTAAGTTCAAAACTCACCTCCTTGTCTCTATCAGAGAGGGTAGGCAGCTCAATACGAACTTGAGAAGCGTGCAAAGTGAACAACGACCCAGCCAGTGTTGCAGAGTTCTTACACACACAAACCACATCTTCCCCTTTCACTTCAGAAACCTGCTCTCAACTCCAGATAGATGTAATCAGTTGCACACAAGTAAAGCAGTTTCAAGCATGTTTATGACAGATCTTTGGACATagtaaatgaaaattgaaaaacaacatTCTGAAAGAAACATAAAGACTCATTCAACTGACATCAGCCCTAATGGTTGTCTGTCTCTTACCTCCAGCCAAACTGAAGTAGTTTCACTTCCAGTGAACAGATATTGACCAACAAAAATGGTGTCTCCCTTCTTCACAGCCTGCAATAGCCAAATTCAAGGTTTAGTttgtctttcaaaattttactaaCAAAGAGTGACTACAAAGAGACAACATTACCATGTAATTATAGACTGCATCtctttaaaagaagaaaaccaaCACCACAGTGTTTCGAGTTtgttgaag
This genomic stretch from Castanea sativa cultivar Marrone di Chiusa Pesio chromosome 9, ASM4071231v1 harbors:
- the LOC142610248 gene encoding uncharacterized protein LOC142610248 isoform X1, yielding MEPNVLGGGMFSNIGSGMLGLELPLHQHQQQQKQQQQQNPTNTQNSHHLNHHTQMLPYPHNNDPDHHPPQQSLKFPFAQKAKQPISLSDEEDPAGFGADDNNSGDAKRKNSPWQRMKWTDTMVRLLIMAVYYIGDEAGPEGTDPNAKKKSSGLLQKKGKWKSVSRAMMEKGFYVSPQQCEDKFNDLNKRYKRVNDILGKGTACRVVENQSLLETMDLTPKMKEEVRKLLNSKHLFFREMCAYHNSCGHGVVNQSPEVATEPSNSHVQHQQTQQQRCFHSSENAVMGANLSEGSKMVKGGSGEEDEEDDDDDDDSDEDEDEDEDEEDQGGSRGHSGHGALHEDEDDNEERSSSRNKRARKGVFSNGSAQLMQQLRCELVSMVQDGAKSPWDKKQWMRTRLLQLEEQQVMYQCQAFELEKQRLKWVKFSSKKEREMDRAKLENERRRLENERMVLLVRQKEIELLDLQHQHHHQQQHSSNKRGDPSSITG
- the LOC142610248 gene encoding uncharacterized protein LOC142610248 isoform X2, with the protein product MFSNIGSGMLGLELPLHQHQQQQKQQQQQNPTNTQNSHHLNHHTQMLPYPHNNDPDHHPPQQSLKFPFAQKAKQPISLSDEEDPAGFGADDNNSGDAKRKNSPWQRMKWTDTMVRLLIMAVYYIGDEAGPEGTDPNAKKKSSGLLQKKGKWKSVSRAMMEKGFYVSPQQCEDKFNDLNKRYKRVNDILGKGTACRVVENQSLLETMDLTPKMKEEVRKLLNSKHLFFREMCAYHNSCGHGVVNQSPEVATEPSNSHVQHQQTQQQRCFHSSENAVMGANLSEGSKMVKGGSGEEDEEDDDDDDDSDEDEDEDEDEEDQGGSRGHSGHGALHEDEDDNEERSSSRNKRARKGVFSNGSAQLMQQLRCELVSMVQDGAKSPWDKKQWMRTRLLQLEEQQVMYQCQAFELEKQRLKWVKFSSKKEREMDRAKLENERRRLENERMVLLVRQKEIELLDLQHQHHHQQQHSSNKRGDPSSITG
- the LOC142608613 gene encoding pyruvate kinase 1, cytosolic isoform X1; translated protein: MHSSHLLLEEPIRMASILEPSKPSFFPAMTKIVGTLGPKSRSLEVISGCLKAGMSVARFDFSWGDPEYHQETLETLKAAVKNTKKLCAVMLDTVGAEMQVVNKSEKAISLQADAFVVLTPHHDQEATSELLPINFDGLSKAVKKGDTIFVGQYLFTGSETTSVWLEVSEVKGEDVVCVCKNSATLAGSLFTLHASQVRIELPTLSDRDKEVISTWGAQNKIDFLSLSYTRHAEDVRQAREFLSKLGDLSQTQIFAKIENIEGLNHFDEILQEADGIILSRGNLGIDLPPEKVFLFQKAALYKCNMAGKPAVLTRVVDSMTDNLRPTRAEATDVANAVLDGSDAILLGAETLRGLYPVETISIVGKICSEAEKVFNQDLYFKKTVKYVGEPMTHLESIASSAVRAAIKVKASVIICFTSSGRAARLIAKYRPTMPVLSVVIPRLKTNQLKWSFTGAFEARQSLIVRGLFPMLADPRHPAESTNATNESVLKVALDHGKVSGVIKSHDRVVVCQKVGDASVVKIIELED
- the LOC142608613 gene encoding pyruvate kinase 1, cytosolic isoform X2; the encoded protein is MHSSHLLLEEPIRMASILEPSKPSFFPAMTKIVGTLGPKSRSLEVISGCLKAGMSVARFDFSWGDPEYHQETLETLKAAVKNTKKLCAVMLDTVGAEMQVVNKSEKAISLQADAFVVLTPHHDQEATSELLPINFDGLSKAVKKGDTIFVGQYLFTGSETTSVWLEVSEVKGEDVVCVCKNSATLAGSLFTLHASQVRIELPTLSDRDKEVISTWGAQNKIDFLSLSYTRHAEDVRQAREFLSKLGDLSQTQIFAKIENIEGLNHFDEILQEADGIILSRGNLGIDLPPEKVFLFQKAALYKCNMAGKPAVLTRVVDSMTDNLRPTRAEATDVANAVLDGSDAILLGAETLRGLYPVETISIVGKICSEAEKVFNQDLYFKKTVKYVGEPMTHLESIASSAVRAAIKVKASVIICFTSSGRAARLIAKYRPTMPVLSVVIPRLKTNQLKWSFTGAFEDQPCSLSYHLWESYPSNARQSLIVRGLFPMLADPRHPAESTNATNESVLKVALDHGKVSGVIKSHDRVVVCQKVGDASVVKIIELED